ATAACTTCTTGTGTGActacttaatattttttctccttaatgTAGTATGGAGATAGAGAATACTCCCCAGATGGATAGACGAGGGAAAATGGCTTTCCAGGATACAACCTCCATAAAGAAAAACCCAAGCACAAGTGACAGTGTAAATACAGGAACATCGATACCTAGAGTGAacagaacatctgtgtttagtCAAAAAAGTCATCCTGTCTCGCCATCTAAAATTTCAGAAGCTGGTAAACCTAGTGAGTGTGCTTCACGTTACCAGTCTAACTCAATTACAAATTACTTCCAGGTAGCTAGAAAAAGGTATGTTGAAATTTTTCTTGACATTACTTCCCTTATTGTTATGTGGGTGCTgtttctggaaaataattttaactcaAGGGATGTACGTTTAATTCAAACATACTTAAAAAGGTGATTTTTAGATCAGCTTCCTAGAATGGCAGGCTTTTCCTCAAGGCTACTTACATTCAAATTTCACAGTGCAGTCACTAAAACCCCAGGAAGCTGTTATGTTGCAGATGCAGCTAGTCATACTCAAAAACGcttttgtaatttctttctttcGTAATTACTTTCTGGCTAAGGGAAAGaactgaagaagaagaaacatctgTACCCAAACTATCAAAACTGGAGGAAAGGTCATCGCCTGTTTCCAAGTTCAGTGAACCCACAGCTTCATCAGTATGGAACAGTGACGTGGAACAGcatcaaaaggaaaataacatcCTGGACCCAAACCCAAATGTTGCATTAGAAGACACGGGTATAAAGCTTATGAGGGAAACTGGCAAATTAGCAAGTGATAAAACAGACACTAAAACCACTTCTAGTGAAAAGCGTGCaccaaagaagagaaaggagttAGATGATTTATCTGAAGATACAGAGGCACTAGAAATTGTGTTTGGAAGCAGAGACCTAGACTGGGAAGATCAAATGGCAGATCATGACCAGGAGGCTCAAGGAAATGCAcgaaaaaaaaggtgtttggaAGCCAAAGAAAGCTGCATTCAAGAAGTAAATGtaaagcagagagaggagaataaaatATTGGTAAGTTATATTCTTCTCATGTGCCTAACCTTTACATTTACAACTGTGTTAGAAGGATGCAGGTAACTCCTTTAAGGATGAGGCTACCTGCGTACAGGTGGCTTTATAAAATTTGTTTGCTTAAACCTCTCAAATCACTCTCATCTTAAAATTGACATGATGTATTTATTACATGTGAACACTGCAGTTACACCTatctaaatgtttttttcatttttcaggacATTGTTTCTTTATGAACTGAAAGCTGCTTGTATTCTAaaagttttcctctctttttgcttGAAGTACTGTAGGTAGAACAGCAGACTATGTCCCTGGTCCAAGAAAAACTTCTCATATTTTATGTTGTTGTGTTAATTATAATGTTGATATTTAtactaaaataataatgattttatttttgcataatgaattttctgaagaaacatttaGTTCACCTCTTATGTTGAATACACAGTAGTGTCCACTGTCTTTCAAGTCAGAATCTCTAGATGTCATGTGAAAGATTATTGGTATGCTTATATGAGGCAATTCAAATCACTAATgtcctcttaaaaagaaaaaaacccagcaaaaatccaaccaaaacaaacaaaaccaaaacacagcttGTGATTAGTTTTCTTGATTATTTCTCTGTATCTATTTTTGAGAATAAGGCAGTTTtctaagagaaaataagaaaagaatgtATTGTGAGTAAACAGTAGCCACttaattgaaaaaaaccaaaagcaggtttgtggaggaaaacaaatgttgagAGCTCTAGCAACGTAGACTACCAACAATGCAGAGGGGAATGAGAGAAAGAACaggtttaatttttgtttatttaaaaaaaaatatattaaagctTACTGTTCATTCAGTTCTTATATAGTGCAGGTAGTGTTTAAATGTTGTAATAATAAAGTTTGAATGTATGATTGAGTAACTGGAATTTACAAGATACCTTGGATCACATGAGACTTAGTAATTGTCTGTTCATTCTTAGCTCAGACCAGCTTAACATTCTTCTCTTGATACTTTACTGGAGCTTGCTTCTGGCAAAGTGTGAATTTTGAACTTTATTATAATGctggtttttttggtgttactAACAGGCAAATTGTAAGACACTTAAATTTTTGTACAGAATCTTTGTTTCTTTATAGTATAAAGAGAGAAGGTACTTTCTGTCAGGTCTGACTGTACTGAGAGACTAAAATGGCTGCTTGGAATAGTATTTTGAATTTTGTTACGGCCTGAGAAGTTTTTCTAGTCTAACTTCTTGTCAGGatcatgaaggaaaacaaatttgtaTGTATAAGTAAACTGTTATCAGGTGTGCACTTAAAGATTTTGCTGACAAAAAGTCTTCTAATAGTTTAATAATGATCTATTTTATTAATCTAAATTATATTTCTAGTGGAATAGGAAAGAGATTTCTTGATAAAGCTCCACAGGCATATTTATGTTACCTGTTTTCTTCAAGTATAGATTCACCTTGTGTATCTGGCAAGACAGAGAATGTGAGTAATTGACTCAAAATCTACAAGGTGCATAAAgctgatctgatttttttttttttttccccaaccactgaaaataatttatgaatgGCAGTGTGCTGCAACAGCACAAAGTAAGCCAACAGAATGCTGGTTTGCATCAACAatggcatcaccagcagagacaaagaagtcattatcccactctactcggtgcttgtcaggccacacctggaacactgtgttcagttttggtccctgctgtgcaaaaaaaatacgtggacaggctggagagagtccagagaagggctaCAAAGGTGATCagaggactgggaagcctgccatatgggGAAAGGCTgcgagaactgggtttgttcaaccttgagaaaaggcttaggggagaccttatcactatgttccagtatttaaaggatggctacaaagaagatggagagtccctttttacaaggagtcacacgGAAAAGAAGAGGGGTAATGTGTACAAGTttctcctggggagattctgattggacacaaggaaagtttttcacaatgagaacaaccAGACACTGCAATAATCTCCCCAAGGAAACGTTGGTTCCCCAATACTGGAcgcttttaagattcagctggacagggtgctggatcatcttgtctagaccgtgcttttgccaaagAAGGTCGGACcagatccttgaggtcccttccaacctggtattctatgattctatgaaatctgGTTTTAAACTATCAGAGGAAAGCAACCTGCAGAATACTTCCCAATCCTAGTAATGAAATGTCCTTTCTGCACACATGTACTCTAAACATATGAAattgaaaatgctgctttttatatCAAAAGATTTTATGATATTTTCCAGAACCTGGCAGGACTTTGAAGATTATACACATGGACAAAACTTGCTACTGATataagaaaaaaagtgagaaactattagtgatttttttttaatagaaagaaaaCCAACGTTTGTTACAGTGTACATAAAATCACAAAAATGCGAAAGTACAGTGCAGCTTCTTTTCTATTTATATTGATTTGAAAATGCTTATTCCActgtaaaaaaacagaaaacaattttatgtAATGAAATTTGCAGTTAATTTCAgtgttacattttaaatttaaataatttctaatcaaatagaaagaaaaggaacttgGATCAGTTCTAACTTCAGAAATGAGAAGTGATATCAAGCAAGAGTTGCCAGTCTCGGTAAGTAACCTGTTAATTGTAAGCTTGAACAGCATGAGAAGCACTAGGAAAATGCatcaaaattttgcttttaagaacATTTGTGGATCCTATTCAGAGTAAAGGAGGTTCTGAAGATTGTACTCCTTAAAATAATCATGTGTAAATTTGAATAGTACAGTCCAACTTATTGACTGTGAAAAGACAGAACGAACTGTAGTTCATCTGCATGCTATTGTAGTGGCATTTGGATGGATACTGAAGGTGACCAAAACTACAGAAACCTAATGTAATTGTATTAAGACTTCAACGTGTTCAATACTTGTACTGATGTTtttgttaggttattgcttaaaGACCAGACAAGAACCTAATCTCCTTGTCTGCTCTAAGGAGATCACAACTAGAATAGAAGAGATGGACTATTGAGAAAATAGATGTAACATACACTGATTGTGAACAGCATGCTAACTTTGTTATAAGTGAGATGAGTGATGGAAGGAGGGGAGAATTGCTGGGAATGGCAGtgagacagagaaaaagcagactgggctaaatgaaacagaaatggaatGATTCTGAAGAGATGGAGTAGCCAGTTAACAAGGAGCAAGAATAAAACCTTTTCACGTATGAATAGAAAACAGTCCAAGAATAGGGAATGCTGTGCAGGTATACCAAAGTGCAGGATCAGCTCAGGTTAGCGGACTTTGCTATAAAATAACTGTACTGCATCTGGCCTGGAGCTGTCCATGAAGATAGTTTAACATTACTTGTGAACTTGTCCTGCACTCAGACATCTTTTTTAATCCACATAGATCTAGCCCCAGGCAGAAACGTGTGCATGCAAACTTGCTGGCATATGAGCATTCTCATGTACAAGAAGCTGCTTCGTTGGTCACATCCAGTTTACAGCCCTAAAGTTGGCCTGAATGATAAATCTGTAGGCTAGAATTTTGCTGAAGATGTTCAACTTTGTATTCCATGGAATTAGCTGGAGTTCCCAGTAGACTAAGCATACTTGATTAAATTAGTCCAGGTGAAGAGGCAAGGTGGAGAAGTGGAGAGAAGTAATTCTTGAATATTAGCtaaattggggaagaaaaaaaaaaaaaatttcttacttgAAGTTTTATCTTGAAGTAAAATCGTAGTGAAATGAGGTACACTGACTTCATTATTATTACTGCAGTTTTTAATGATCCTGTCTTTTCAACAGATGtaaatatgagagaaaaaaatttactgAGCTCTCAGCTCTATAGGTAGTACATAAAGAGACTGAGAAGTACATCCATCTTCTTGGCTTCTAGCACTGGTGTGCCGCTTCCCCTCACCCTTTGCAATCCTAATTTTGCCTCAGCTGTGCTCATGATAATTCCCTTCTCTAAAGTTTATACTTTCAGATATGCTGTATGTCTGTTTATACACTTGAActgctccttcctttttcttcccacatAAGAACCACAACAAACTGCAAGATGACTCCAGCAATCTTCCTAGCAGACTTCTGTTGACTGAGTTTAGATCGTTGGTTGTCAGCCGTCCAAGGCAGAACAGTCAGCTTACTGGAAATACCAGCTACgggggaaagaaaaatttcaaaatgttcaaAAAGGTTAGTGTGTGGTTGAAATGGTCACAAGATGGCACTATttgaaaatactagaaaatattGCCTTAAAATTGTAGAAATATgttatgaaagatttttttttaattgatagtaactacagaaaaaacaatttaaataccGTATTATACTATTGACAGATATTTTTGCTAATTGACTGAAGAAATACCAGGCTGACAAAGTCTTACTTCCTGCTTGATTATTCAGATACTTGTACTCTCTACTCCAAGCTGTTACTTGGAATAAGTTGTAACTTCTGGTTGTACCTCCAAAAGCGAACAATTTGACTTGTTTGGGTCCAAAAGATAATTTCAAGAAGATTCTTAGTGTTCAATGTAAAAATACCACTTCAGctcatactaaaaataaaaaaaaatatatacagtttAAGACTGCTAGAAAtgcatttcaataaaatattatgTAGAGCGTGTGAGTCACCTAATGCAACTTCCAACTTTCTGGGATTATGCTCTCACTTCtagataacattttaaatttcttttccacCATTTTGTAAATCTTTTACAGAATGCTTATGCATTCTGATAATTAAATAGAATCTGTCAGTAAAAATCAGTTTATAAGGTTTTGAAACTCCATTTAATGTACTATCAGACTTATGTAGCATATGTAACTTGtcagctattttttttgtttcttttggtaaAAGGAGGGAGTTAATAGGTTTCTGTAAATGCTTTTTCACTTCATGCTCTTCTAAATATCTCTGATAAATGTTATTCAAAGGAAGACAGACTGACCAACTGACTTCTGTGATACTTGAATAGACTTTCTGAATTTGTTGAAACAGACCTTTTACTTGCGGTGTGCTTGCCTTGTATTGTAATTGTGAGAATTTATTGTCCAACAGGTAGCTTATCCAGGGGCAGGACAACTTCCATACATTATTGGAGGATCAGATTTGATTGCTCACCATGCTAAAAAGAATTCAGAGCTAGAAGACTGGTTAAGGCAAGAAATGGAGGTAAGGAATTATTTCTTAAAGATGATCGAACAAAACTTATGTAAGTGGTCATAGCAACCTGCGGTCATTGCTGAAAtacttcagaattttatttttgaaataaaacttcaaCCAATTAGCTGTCCACACATGCTTATAGGAACATACACATTAGAAAAGTTAATGAAAGTCAGAGGTCAGTGTTATGGCTTATGTTTTTACTGATTACTTGAATTCATTTTACATGCAACCTTCATATAatcagaaatactgatttaaagCAAAATCAGTAACCTAaaagagagtgatttttttttttttttttttataaacaaaataaacgTTATGGAAATTTGCAACTTCTAAAAATGTGATAGGCAGCTGGGAAGAACTTCCTTCCATATGGTTAGCTATGTTCAATGTGTTATACAGTACAATTGATACTCTGTTCTTGAACAGAATAGAAAATACCTGAGTAAAATTCTCTTGGAGTATATTGAAGAGATATAGTAAGAATAAATCTAATATTTTTTCTATTGTAAAAAATCTTCACCTTTGTATGTAAAAGTTCtaaaaaaaatatagtattttatcACAGCAGTTCTCTAGCACTTTCATTTTCCAAGTTTCTGTAAAAATACTTGCTGATGAGTCATAATGTTTCCACAGCCTGATCAAGATCCTGTTACATCAACACTTTTTGattatctcattttttttaatccctggaTAATGCCAATTAAAATTCTCTTTATGCACCAATAATCAGATAAAAATTTCCCTATTTCTATAATGATgccttaaaaagcaaaaaacacattTCTGACCAAAATTTATATCTTGCACAAACTACTCCATTCCATTAGTTGGTAGCAATAGCCAAACTTGAGTAGTGAAATATATTGTCTAATGTGAATATGCACTGAATGGAGTACTTAGAGAAAACATACTTCTTCATAAAAAACGGGGTTAGTGCAGGAATATattgtttttctgtgttgttcaTTAGCTTCATCCTTAACATCAAATATTGAATAAACTTATTTCCTCAGGAACAGAACCGATATGCAAGAGAGGAATCACTTGCTGATGATCTCTTTAGGTAAGAGTTTTACATTTGAacttgaaaaatgtgtatttctccATGACATCTTTTTTTGGACAAATTCCAGTTCTGTGAAGGACTACTTTGactattattttcaaaattccatGTATTCCCATGTATGGAATATACCCAAAATGACTCAACAACTTCTCTCAAATTTTTTATGCCTTAAACTTACAATGTCAttcagtctttctgaaatttttttaataggaaCATTCTCAAACAAAGAAGGTTGCTATTTCCTGGCTCATATGCACAAGCTTGTTCGTTCATAAAGGCTCAAAGAGATTCTGGTGTCAGGCTTTCCACCATTAGTGTTTGCTAGAGCCTATTAAGTGTTTTGATCTTATAATCAAGTCAGTCATCTGAACTGCAAAGAAGTGATGGGCTCTGCCACTTTTTCATTCTGGCCATGGCACTTGTCTGTCCCTGTGCTGAGTCACTTGAGGGAGCTAAAGCAGCAGAAtagtatttctgtgaaaaagtaaTTGGCAggactgctttctttttttttttttttttttttgatctttgaaGTAATGATTctcagaatttaaaacaaaaattaaaaaaaaaaaaaaaactaagtaAATCCTTCAGTATGGCCCCTCTGTGTCCCTTATCTTTGAGACTTCAAACAGCTTTCAAACCCATTCACAGTGAATAGCCCCtacctttttttcatttcttaaactCCCTCAATGCCTTACCATCTTTACAGTTTTCAGACGGAGGAGAAGAGGCATTTTTACACCGATCATTCTATGCTCTTGACAGTGTAGTAGAGTTATTAATACTGTCTTAATCAGTGCTTATGTCACAGGAGTTTGAGAGATTTGTTTGGTAGGTCCAGGTTCACCTTGGCTTTTTGCCATTTTTGCCATAACTCCTTACATTTGCCTCTAAAACACAGTCtgtttcagcagttttcttttaGTAACCCTCACTTCAGTTGTCTCCTGCTTTCTCTAATCTCTCTTTTGAAAGAGAGAATCATCCTATTCAGCTGATTTCCTGTCCAGTTACTTTCAACTGTAATCCTAATTTAATGATTTATAACctctttctaaataaaaaaagttCTAAGCCAAGTTTGCCACTTTATCCAGTTTTTACATCTGCAATACAGCCTTTAAATATGTCAGTTACAGAGACATTTATAAAAACATGGTGCAGCTTGATTGCTGTGCTGGAATATTAACTGGTTCAAAAGATCTTTGATTAATTTTAGCCTTTCAAAACACAGCAGTGGAAACTTGGATAATTTGCATGCATTTGTGCTTAGAAAAGTTTTTACCTCAACTCCGATTTATTTAGGATAGTTGTACTTAGAAGTTTCCACAGTCAAGAAtattaacacacacacaatttaATGCTCAGCAGTTTATAACATACTTCTAATTTTGTCCTTAATCCTGAGTAAAACTACTTGGCATAACGCTAATGTTAACAGCTGCAATTTCCTGTGAAAATTGCATTTGAAGATGCCATTAGAAAGAGTCGTGCAGTACTCCAAGGTAAAGATGGGCTAGAAGGAAAAGCTGTGCCGTCAACTGCTGCTGAGTGCATACTGaggtagaggaggaagggaagtcATATCATAATATTTTTTAAGACTACAGATAAATGGATTATGTTCAGTAATAGCCCTTTGTATCCTTCACTCCTTGTTCCCAGCAaggtcttttgtttctttgtgcatTCACTCACAGTAGTGGAATCTCTGTAGTCCTCCTTCCATTTCAGGCCACGAGCACTGTACAGTTTCCTTCctctgataatgttttatttccttctgtctgGAAAACATCATCCAGGCTTCATTTAACATGGAAAATGGCTGGAGGTGAGGTGGGGGAGATTACATAAAAAGATGTTCGTGACTGTCAGTGTCAGCATCTCCATAGACAGTCACAGACAGGGTTGAAGGTGTTGGTGTTCTGATAGCGGTTTTCCATCATGTATCATCCCCTTCTCCTATGTGCTTatcaccacccccccacccccccaaaaaatacaATTTGGTGTCCAGGACATACTTAAATGGCAGAACTAATGTGTTACAACAGTATagcaataaattaaaagaaatgctttGAGATTTAATACAAGGATCTCATTTTGTTTAGcaaagatttaattattttcttagtttttatttgaagaaaaaagcaaCCACAGTTTGACTTCTCACCTGCCATGCATTTGActaaaaaaaatgtgcatttaggTAGAAAAATGTGTGTGATGAAGAAGAATGTTTTTGTCCAAATCTTTATCAAAGAAGCATGATACCGCATATCAACATGAACGTGTGTAGGAGCCATTCAGAAAATCTTACTGCATTAACAGCTTGCTCTGTTAATTAACAGTTAATGATAGAGCATTCCTTTCAAAGGGTACACTTTTCATTTTTGCCAGAAGTCTGAGTTGTATAGCAACAGCAGTGACTTCTAATACCTTTCTAGTTATGTGGTGATGTAATTTGGCTCACAAGTTGTCACATTTTCCTGTCTAAGCAAAAAAAGTCTTGATGAATGAGAGCAGAATTAGTGGAAGTAAAACTGCCTGATCGTTCAGTTGTTTCCATAAGTTATTCATGCATGAATACAAAACACATCAGAATTTCAAAGAAGTGACACAGGATTTTGAGAGATGAAGCacaaatggagagaaagagaaggccAAGGGATCTCAGTGTCAAGCAGAGTACATTGCAGTAAATGAGGTATTTAGTACCTGATCAGTGTGTGTAGTAAATTAGTATATTCAAAAAGTAGATCTAAATTACTAAAAGTCGATCAGAAGCTGTGTAAAGGGGAAGGTAAGGCAAGGAACTACTTTATGTGGgagaagaaagcagcagaaggGTTTTGTGTGAATGAGTCATGGCCAAATTTGTACGTTTCTGTGAATATACAgtaccccttcctcctttctccccttttgttatttttgtttggtttttatttttagtaaggaACTTAATGTTGGGACATTAAAGGCTTGGAGAAACTTGCTCATGCATCAGATTTAAAGATTTTAAGTAGCTGAGAGGTCAGTGAAAATTTTAGTAGAGGTGATCTCTAGTTCATGAACAGGTTCGGGCTTATGCATCCTTCAGTCAAATTGTAGCAACTGTAGTTAATTAAGAAGTGCAGTCAGGGAAGGGACTGAACACTGACCAATCCCTTGTTATGAATATGTAATAAAGATATTTACATCACATTGTCACAAGTAAAACTCAATGATATTCAAAGTtagcaaattttcttttttgttgcaGATATGATCCTAATGTGAAGAGGAGAAGATAAATTGTAACCTGAATTTACAGTGATTCTCTAgcaaaaatctgctttctgttcCTTAGGTTTGCTGGTTACAGGGTATAATATATACCTGCATATGACCATTTGAGCTGTCAATTATTGTAAGACTTGTTTTTAAGTCTTgtctttattaaagaaaaagaaaagtttctgtcACTGCTTGATACTTACAGATTGCACATTTTCGAGACCTTAACATTATTTGCTTCAGATTAATGCTCAGTAAAATACTGTAGATACTTAGGATTTAATTTTAGGCTGTTTATTTCTAATATTTGCTTATCAGTGCTAtttttgggaaagaaaggaagtTAGCATCAGGCTTTATTCTTTTCAGAAAGGCTTTGTTAATTAGATTTTTGTATATTGACAATTTTGTCTCTAGGTGAAGGTTTTTGAAGACTTCATAAATAAGTTAGACCAAACTTTAAATTTGTATCTGAGTAAATAAGAAGTATTTAATATTGATAAGGTCAAGCTTCTTCCTATTTTTGAAGTTGGTGACATTATTTTTAATCAGCCACCAATTTTGTGTGATGACAGATTTGAATCAAATGTTTAAATTCTAAAATTCAGTGATTTTTGCCCTATTATGTCTTCAAATCTTCAATATTTGTTTGAACAGCCTACAGTTAGGCTAGAAACACTCTTACAAACTcagaaaaacataccaaaaaattTTGCAGCAGCAACAAGCattttaattttggtttctgTGGAAGGGGGAGAGAGGCAAGTGcagtttctttctctgaatatttcctttcctttgtaaATAGAAGAGCGCTGCATTTGGCTGTTTAAGAACAAAAGATGTATACAGAAAGCCCAAAAGCTGCATGATGAGAACCATCAGATCATGAGAGTCTGTGTACTTTCCTGTAGTGAGAAATAACCTTGTACATTCCTCAGAGTGTAAATTCTGATATAATGATGTTGTGTAATTGGTTTTATTTGTAATGAGACTCAAGTTAGAGGGGGAGAAGACCGAATCTGATAACTTCTGGGAGTCAAGTAGGGGGGGgaaccccacccccaaaataagacttaaataaataaaaaaaccctacagccAAAACAAACTGGTTGGGAGGTGGAGGGAGTTttcctggaaaatgaaaaagtaaaaactttAAAGCTCTAGATCTAGTGGCAAAGTAGCCAAATGAATCCCCTTGCCTTTGGAAATAACATCTGTTATCCAGTTGTGAAGATTCAGGCCAAGAGAATTCAATGAGCTTCTCTCTGTTAAGTGAGCTGCTTCAGCACATTTTCATGGGTATTGTCTTAAGAATTGGGAATCTGTTGAGAAGGGCTTAAATGCAGCTGATACCTGATCGTGATAGTCTTCTCTGTGGTCCATTATGTAGAGCAAGTATTACTGTTCCAGAAGATCTTGGAGCTgaaaaaaccagctttttttctctcacttaaatgtattttcatttgcagTGTTAACTCAATTTGAATGTCCATTTGTTAAAAGCTACTTCCAAGCCAGAGAAAATCTTAAAGAGCTATTGCACTCCAATTTGGGATTTTAGATAATTTGACCCACTTCTTCCTCTCATGTTTTTACTTGTTGCAATCACTGTGTAAAAATCTGCCCTTCAAAGTAATTCCATCATCTATATCAGCAGTGAAAGCTATGAAACAGCTACCCATTCTTGTGTTAGGAGAGCTCATCTTAATGATCTGAGAATTTGGAATTTGAGGGATTCCCCTGGAAGTTGAGTGAGAAAAGCCTTCCAGACTTTCTGCTCACCTGTATGAAGCCAAGACATGATGGAAGATGGACAGTAGCCCCACTGCATCCTGTTTCAAGAGGCAGAATGGTAGGATCTCCTTCCTCACGTGAGGAAGTAATCTGGTTGATGCAGTTGACTTTAAGTACTCATTAACGAAACTACTTCCTCTGGCGAGAGCTCAGAACATGCAAGCAAGATGAGCTGAGCTGTTTCAAGCCACTCTGTCACGTACCAGATTTGAAGAACAGCATAGTCAGATCTGTGTATATCAAGATAACAGATACGCTGAAGTCCACGTGGTTGCATAGTCTCAGAAAATATTTAGTCTTCAAAAACCAGTGTTTCCTCAGGTCTGTCTTGACATCTTCTTGGTCACTTGGTCAGGGATGTCCAGAGTGATGCACAGAGTGCAAAACCAGTACCTCCGAGTTCAGCATAGACATGAATGTTTTGGGATTGTAACTTGCATCAGGGCACATCAAATCTTGTCCaccaaatacctttaaaaatgcttcttcaCCAGTTGAAATACTTGCTGGAGGAGATGTACTGACTGCTGTTTGTTGCACCCTCAAGTGAGTTTTTCTACTGTCACAATGAGAATATTCAGGTTTTCCTGTTAAAA
The DNA window shown above is from Strix aluco isolate bStrAlu1 chromosome 1, bStrAlu1.hap1, whole genome shotgun sequence and carries:
- the NBN gene encoding nibrin isoform X2, translated to MWRLVPAAGKGEPYRLLSGTEYVVGRKNCAILIQDDQSISRSHAVLTSQSLSVPILTVTDTSKYGTFVNGSKLNGTSVSLQSGDRINFGVFESKFRVECEPLVVCSSCLDVAQKTALNQTIQQLGGLVVNEWTKECTHLVMVSVKVTVKTICALICGRPITKPEFFVELIKAIQSRQQLPNHESFYPPVDEPSIGTEKLDLSEHHERKKIFSGKTFVFLTAKQHKKLGPAVTLGGGEAKLLTEGRKETSLLVSPEVCVVDVGLTNSQIPGSDSMRNWTDSILTVLQSKDLRAIPEAEIGLAVIFMSTEKYCNPQKQLGNKAVTKSTPASAVVGRAISQSLSVDETIMPAAADNSTVYVADTEIEEQTCMEIENTPQMDRRGKMAFQDTTSIKKNPSTSDSVNTGTSIPRVNRTSVFSQKSHPVSPSKISEAGKPSECASRYQSNSITNYFQVARKRERTEEEETSVPKLSKLEERSSPVSKFSEPTASSVWNSDVEQHQKENNILDPNPNVALEDTGIKLMRETGKLASDKTDTKTTSSEKRAPKKRKELDDLSEDTEALEIVFGSRDLDWEDQMADHDQEAQGNARKKRCLEAKESCIQEVNVKQREENKILKEKELGSVLTSEMRSDIKQELPVSNHNKLQDDSSNLPSRLLLTEFRSLVVSRPRQNSQLTGNTSYGGKKNFKMFKKVAYPGAGQLPYIIGGSDLIAHHAKKNSELEDWLRQEMEEQNRYAREESLADDLFRYDPNVKRRR
- the NBN gene encoding nibrin isoform X1 — encoded protein: MWRLVPAAGKGEPYRLLSGTEYVVGRKNCAILIQDDQSISRSHAVLTVSRPETTPSQSLSVPILTVTDTSKYGTFVNGSKLNGTSVSLQSGDRINFGVFESKFRVECEPLVVCSSCLDVAQKTALNQTIQQLGGLVVNEWTKECTHLVMVSVKVTVKTICALICGRPITKPEFFVELIKAIQSRQQLPNHESFYPPVDEPSIGTEKLDLSEHHERKKIFSGKTFVFLTAKQHKKLGPAVTLGGGEAKLLTEGRKETSLLVSPEVCVVDVGLTNSQIPGSDSMRNWTDSILTVLQSKDLRAIPEAEIGLAVIFMSTEKYCNPQKQLGNKAVTKSTPASAVVGRAISQSLSVDETIMPAAADNSTVYVADTEIEEQTCMEIENTPQMDRRGKMAFQDTTSIKKNPSTSDSVNTGTSIPRVNRTSVFSQKSHPVSPSKISEAGKPSECASRYQSNSITNYFQVARKRERTEEEETSVPKLSKLEERSSPVSKFSEPTASSVWNSDVEQHQKENNILDPNPNVALEDTGIKLMRETGKLASDKTDTKTTSSEKRAPKKRKELDDLSEDTEALEIVFGSRDLDWEDQMADHDQEAQGNARKKRCLEAKESCIQEVNVKQREENKILKEKELGSVLTSEMRSDIKQELPVSNHNKLQDDSSNLPSRLLLTEFRSLVVSRPRQNSQLTGNTSYGGKKNFKMFKKVAYPGAGQLPYIIGGSDLIAHHAKKNSELEDWLRQEMEEQNRYAREESLADDLFRYDPNVKRRR
- the NBN gene encoding nibrin isoform X3, which gives rise to MVSVKVTVKTICALICGRPITKPEFFVELIKAIQSRQQLPNHESFYPPVDEPSIGTEKLDLSEHHERKKIFSGKTFVFLTAKQHKKLGPAVTLGGGEAKLLTEGRKETSLLVSPEVCVVDVGLTNSQIPGSDSMRNWTDSILTVLQSKDLRAIPEAEIGLAVIFMSTEKYCNPQKQLGNKAVTKSTPASAVVGRAISQSLSVDETIMPAAADNSTVYVADTEIEEQTCMEIENTPQMDRRGKMAFQDTTSIKKNPSTSDSVNTGTSIPRVNRTSVFSQKSHPVSPSKISEAGKPSECASRYQSNSITNYFQVARKRERTEEEETSVPKLSKLEERSSPVSKFSEPTASSVWNSDVEQHQKENNILDPNPNVALEDTGIKLMRETGKLASDKTDTKTTSSEKRAPKKRKELDDLSEDTEALEIVFGSRDLDWEDQMADHDQEAQGNARKKRCLEAKESCIQEVNVKQREENKILKEKELGSVLTSEMRSDIKQELPVSNHNKLQDDSSNLPSRLLLTEFRSLVVSRPRQNSQLTGNTSYGGKKNFKMFKKVAYPGAGQLPYIIGGSDLIAHHAKKNSELEDWLRQEMEEQNRYAREESLADDLFRYDPNVKRRR